Proteins found in one Alicyclobacillus cycloheptanicus genomic segment:
- a CDS encoding helix-turn-helix domain-containing protein, with protein MANEDQTIFRHPHNRENPYAQIARATLQDTRLSWKSRGLLAYLLSLPTDWEISFAHLVKQAPDGKTSLQTAIKELQTYGYLEKKSIRDKRGRITKWENIIREVPLEALDHPDPDFRDQENLDVDTPDVDNKPQQKTYSNVHISRTKDRDNKQDTVVVNSDVLKEVIRAVEQELGVSVTSLVSRFPTWVAQYGEQRLIDCARYVKEKQMDFPIGAFRSAVEKKWDLQGGDNSGTSRNNGTHSRGKGKGLTPSTDIEPGIVN; from the coding sequence GTGGCAAATGAAGATCAAACTATTTTTCGCCACCCACATAATCGCGAAAATCCTTACGCGCAGATCGCACGGGCGACCCTACAGGACACGCGCTTGTCTTGGAAGAGTCGCGGCCTACTGGCATATCTCTTGAGTTTACCCACTGATTGGGAGATCTCTTTTGCGCACTTGGTGAAACAAGCTCCTGATGGAAAGACTTCCTTGCAAACAGCAATCAAGGAATTGCAGACGTACGGTTACCTCGAAAAAAAATCAATACGAGATAAGCGGGGCCGGATCACCAAATGGGAAAACATCATCCGTGAGGTTCCACTGGAGGCTCTTGATCATCCAGATCCTGATTTTCGAGATCAAGAAAATCTAGATGTTGATACTCCAGATGTGGATAACAAGCCGCAACAAAAAACATATAGTAATGTTCACATATCCCGAACAAAGGATAGAGACAACAAACAAGACACTGTTGTCGTCAATTCCGATGTTTTGAAAGAGGTTATAAGGGCCGTGGAACAAGAGTTAGGGGTATCTGTTACATCACTCGTGTCTCGTTTTCCCACATGGGTAGCACAGTACGGTGAACAACGACTTATCGACTGCGCCCGATACGTCAAGGAGAAACAAATGGATTTCCCAATTGGTGCCTTTCGGAGCGCTGTTGAGAAAAAATGGGATTTACAAGGTGGCGATAACAGTGGAACAAGTCGGAACAACGGTACACACTCTCGTGGCAAAGGCAAGGGTCTCACCCCCAGCACCGACATCGAGCCGGGGATCGTCAACTAA
- a CDS encoding helix-turn-helix domain-containing protein, with protein sequence MDFGERLTMLRTAKGLTQAQAAENIGISRGAYANYEAGKRMPDERILRQIAEYYGVSGSYLRGVPEVQMDQVLMRSAIGESVKHSIDVSQATRQLAHMLIHSDENTTREHMYDTLISILARDRALMVNNIRKLILTFTPDWEALSRYAGMTLNEEVLKGTSDTWSDPMVVAKLAEYFGVEPGYLLGDESSDQHLWESYVGLHRLDQVALAHYTSSTFFGLMKSTLHELANQTGVVRATEYDVTTGTLKSGTEIITVVPNVSNYAFVYVVGSEFLGTTQEIPNIRYIVEYGNKDIYQAGGRKALVHDLKSNKTEREWLICDVHREFGQVYLHNGHELRFRAEYDIEIIGPIVKIECNVD encoded by the coding sequence ATGGATTTTGGAGAGCGTTTGACCATGTTACGCACGGCCAAAGGATTGACTCAGGCACAAGCCGCTGAAAATATTGGCATTTCCCGAGGTGCTTACGCAAATTACGAGGCCGGGAAGAGAATGCCAGACGAAAGGATTTTGCGTCAAATTGCTGAGTACTATGGCGTCTCTGGCAGCTACCTACGTGGCGTACCAGAAGTGCAAATGGATCAAGTTCTAATGCGCAGCGCCATTGGGGAATCCGTAAAGCACTCCATTGATGTTTCGCAGGCAACACGCCAGCTTGCCCACATGTTGATACACAGCGACGAGAATACGACTCGTGAACATATGTACGATACGCTAATATCAATATTGGCTAGAGACCGGGCGCTTATGGTTAACAACATACGAAAGCTAATACTAACGTTTACGCCAGATTGGGAAGCACTGTCTCGGTATGCCGGAATGACACTAAACGAAGAAGTCTTAAAAGGCACTTCGGACACTTGGTCCGATCCAATGGTCGTCGCGAAGTTAGCAGAGTACTTCGGAGTTGAGCCAGGGTATCTGTTGGGCGACGAATCGTCCGATCAGCACCTGTGGGAGAGTTATGTGGGGTTACATCGTCTGGATCAGGTAGCGCTTGCACATTATACGTCGTCAACCTTTTTCGGCTTAATGAAGTCCACACTGCATGAATTGGCTAACCAAACTGGAGTGGTGCGCGCAACCGAGTACGACGTCACCACGGGAACACTTAAATCAGGTACAGAAATAATAACTGTAGTTCCGAACGTGTCCAACTATGCATTTGTCTACGTGGTAGGCAGCGAGTTTCTGGGGACCACCCAGGAAATTCCTAATATTAGGTACATAGTAGAATACGGAAATAAAGACATCTACCAAGCCGGTGGAAGGAAGGCATTGGTTCACGACTTGAAATCTAATAAAACTGAACGAGAATGGCTCATTTGTGATGTGCATAGAGAATTTGGACAGGTGTATTTACACAATGGCCACGAACTTCGGTTCCGGGCGGAGTATGATATTGAAATCATCGGACCTATTGTGAAAATCGAGTGTAACGTTGATTGA